The following nucleotide sequence is from Paenibacillus odorifer.
CCAGACGGAAAAACATGTCGCTCCACATCATCGTCTGGAAAGCATATTTTCTGGCGATCTCCATAACAGTGCTAAAGTGTTTTAACATTAATGAAGATCGATCCTGATACCCATGCTTATCCAGGTATTTACCAAGTCCCATCATATGAGCTTCGTCCATCCCGATATTTATGCGGCGACTGCTTACATGAGCCGACATAAAAGCAAACATTCGATCAATTAACTCATAAGTTCTGGGATCATCAATAAGGAGAATATCCTGGAAATCCACAAGCGGTGCATGTGCCTGCCATTTCAATGCTTGGCCGAGATGGGCCAGGGTCTGAATACAAGGAACCAGTTCTATGCCAAATAACGCGGCATACTGATCCAGCTCCCGAATTTGATCTCCAGTATATCGGCCTCGCAAATAGCCGAAATAAGGGTATCCCTCCAGTTCGTAGGTGTCTTCCGAATACAACTGAACCGTTGAATATCCCATAAGCGCTAAACGCCGGATCAATTCCTTATATCCTTGATAGTTAAGAACCGCATTTCGCGAACAGTCTACCATGAAGCCTAACTGTTCATAAACCGGCCGTTCATTAATTTCAACTCGTTCTCCACGGCGTACGTTCTCAAGAAATCGGCTGAGTGCCCGGATCAACTGATGTTCCTGTCCATACGCAATGATGACTTGAGCCTCATCGTAAGATATTCGAAAGCCCTTCCCTTGCTTAATACAATTCACTGGTATCCCTGAGCGTTCCATTCGTATACTCAATATTCCCGCTACTTCTGAAACTGCTGCTAACTGTTTCTCGGTTAACCCGGTCAAGTGAATGCTAAGTTTCATAAACTTTACCCTCCCAATCTTATAAGTATGCGGTTAGTAGCGCCGCACAGTCTAAACCATACTTCAAATAATTAAACGGAAGATCCGGGCTACTTCCGCCCGGATCTTCTCTATCCATCCATTATTCAATACCTTGTTCCTTGGCCTTCTCATTTACTTCCTCTATCATTTTATCAAGGCCTTTAGCCTTATAATCGTTCACAATGCTATTCCAGTAACTCTCAACGGGTTCTTTAGAAAGCATGATCTTAAGCAAATCATCATGGTCAAGCACAGTAAATTTATCCTTTGTTGGGGTGGACATATAAGTTAACCGAATGTCGTATTCTGGCACCTTTGTATTGTTCTGAATCCAGTCGATGTAATCGACAGCTTCTTTGCGGATTCCTTCGTTAGCAATCGTCGGGTTATCCATGTTATAGCTATCTGAAGTTTCATAAGCTACCAAATTCTTCAGAAATCTGCTAGCTGGATACTTCTCATTTAACGAACCCTTTTCAATGACAACCTTCTGCCCATTTTCGAGCTTATAATCTACACCTTCGATGCCATAAGTCAACAGATCCTTGCCTTCAGGAGACAACACATAATCATAGAGTGCCATGATGCGATCCATCTTTTTATCGTCAATCTTATTGCTGAAATAGCTTTCTGACCAGTATGTTTTAAAGATGGAATGTGAACGTTCACCATCAGGACCGATAAGCGGCTTGAGCGCCTTCACGCTCTCCGTCATATCCTTATCCGGATAAGCTGTTTTCCAGCGTTTTTCATACATATCGCTATTTAAATTTATGAAACCTCCACCGCTCAGGAGAGCAGCTGCTTTGCCTGCTACGAAATTGTCATAGGACTCTGCTGGTTTAACAAGCGCGATGTCTGGATCGATCAATCCTTTTTCGTACATATTCTTCATGTTTTGCAGCGCTGGCAGCGCATTTTTAGAGAATACAGCAGGGATAAACTTTCCATCCTCTTTGATCCATTTAAAATCACTGCCGCTTCCATCACTAGTAGCAACCGGGTTGCCATACAACCAGAAGAATCCGCCCAGCATCTTGGTAGTTGTCGTCGTAAGACCAGTAACATGCTTGCCTTCCGGATCCGACTTTACGATTGCATCAAGCATGGCTTCAAACTCTTGCCATGTCTCTGGTTCTTTGGTGATCCCAGCCTTTTGAGCAAGATCCCAACGATAGAAAACCATACGGTCCAGTGCACTCCAATCGACACTCGGGAACATCCGGCGAGGTACAGTATAATACTTTCCATCTACTCCTAATCCTTTAATATCTGGCGATTCGAAGTATTTTGCAAGATTCGGATACTTTGAAAGATCCGGGAGCGCTTTAACAACGCCTTGATTCACCCATTTGCGCTGATATTGTGTACCGACGGCGTCGATCGCGAAAATGTCTGGCAATTGGCCGGAGGCGGCCCACATTTGAATCTTCTGGGTATAGTCATCCCAAGACAAATTGACAGGTTTTAGTGTGATGTTGAATTTCTCCAACACTTGTTTAGCGATCGGGTCCTTTTCGAGGTTAGCAATCTCGGCATCCGCATCCCAAAACCCAAGAGAAATAGTCATTGGATCCTTGTAAGGATTATCCGTAGAGTTAGAAGAATTCGGAGATGTTTCACCGTTTGAACCAGCCTGCCCTTTGCCGTTATTGCCTCCACCGCAAGCCGTGAGTACTGAAGCGAACAAAGTTATACATAATGCCAATGTCATTATTTTCTTTCTATGCATGCTTGAAACCTCCCTTTATACTATTTTAGGATAGAATTAATCTATTTAAAATCTTTCTTATCCTTTTATTGAACCCACCATAATGCCTTTATTAAAATGCTTCTGCAGGAACGGATAAACAACAATAATCGGAATACTCGAAACTACAATCGCTGCCATTTGAAGTGCAGGTGTGTAGACCTTCCCCGTCTGCTCCTGCTCGGCCATCGTTTGTGCCATTTGGCTTAGCAAGGAATTCGAAGTAATAAGTGTCTCCCGTAGATAAATCTGAAGGGGTGCTTTTGCCGCGTCACTGATAAAAATTAATGCATACCACCATTCATTCCATCTTTCCACAGCATAGAACAAAGCAAAAGTCGCCATGAATGGAGCAGATATTGGAATAATGATTTTGAAAAGAATGTACAGATCATTCGCCCCATCCAGCTTAGCCGATTCTTCCAAGCTTTCTGGAATGGTATTGAAATAGTTTTTCATAATGATTAGATAAAACGTATTGAGACCCGCAGGGATGATCATGACGAGTATATTGTTTACGAATCCTAGATCCTTAACGACTAAGTAAAAAGGAATTAAACCGCCATTGAAAAACATAGTGAACAAGATCAAGCTAAGCATTATGTTTCTGCCGGGCATACCCCGCTTGGATAATGCATAAGCTCCCGCCACAGAGATTGTCATGCTGAACAACACGCCAACCACTGTTACGATGACAGAATTAAAGATGGAAGTCCAAAACTTCATATCCTGAAGCAAAAGCTTGTAAGCGGACAGGTCAAACGAAAGCGGAAAAATATAAAAGTCGCTTTTACTAATCGCTTCGAACTTTGCCACAGAGATAATAAGAACATTATAGAAGGGAAAAAATGTTACTATTGCTAGGAGCCCCAGCACCACGAATGCGGCGATATCGAAAACACTCCACTTTTTTCTCTTTTTAAACGTTGTGTCGGTCACTTGCTTCTCCCCTTTTCCTGCAGATTAATACAGTCCTTCCTCGCCCATCTTCTTAGCGAACGTATTGGCCGCCCATAAAAGGATTAGGCTGATAATGGACTTTACGACACCCACGGCGGTCATATATCCAAAGTCTCCTCCAATCGTGAATGAAGTCCGATAAATGTAAGTATCGATCGTGTCGGCAACCGAATATACCGGCGAACTATACAGGTTGAAAATTTGCTCGAAGCTCGAACCTTGGGTTAGTAGTTGTCCAACTTGAAGGATTAGCAGGACTGCGACTGTACTTTTCAAACCCGGCCATGCGATGTTTAGCAAACGGCGAAACCGGTTCGCTCCGTCTACTTCAGCCGCTTCAAACAGCTCAGGATTGATCCCTGCCAGAGCCGCCAGGTAAATGATTGAATCCCAACCGATCTCTCGCCACACATGCGTGATATACAGAACGGGTCTGAATGCACTTTCATCGACAAGAGGAGAATTCGGATCTCCACCAAACAGCATGATGATCTGGTTATAAATCCCGTCTTTGCTTAAAATATTGATAATAATCCCCGACAGTACAACCCACGATATAAAATGCGGGAACGTCAGGATCGTCTGAAAAAACCGCTTCATTTTTGTCCTGGAAAACTCATATAAAACAATCGCCAGGATAATGGGCATCGGGAAATGAGTGACCAGCTTCATCAAGCTGATAATGACCGTATTCCAAAACGCCTTGCGAAAATCGGGGTCGGTCAGCAGCGTTTGAAAATTCTCCAATCCAACCCAAGGACTGCCCAGAATCCCCTCACTGTAATTAAATGTTTTGAACGCTAGCGTTACACCGTACATGGGAGCATAGCTGAAGAGGGCGTACCAGATTAACACCGGTAGAACCATAAGGTAAAAATACTTGTACTGTAAAATCGTTTTCCCTAAACTTTGCTTTGGAGCAAGAGTTTTTAAGCTTCGCTTAGGCGTTCGAGTGGTTACAGAATCAGCCAATCTTCTCCCCACCTTTCTGTATGAGATTGTTATGCTTGTAAGCGATTTATATGGTAAATTATATCGGGAGTGTAAATTCTCTTGTATAGAGAATACAACTCCGGTCATGTGGATTTTTCACACCTTTGCGGGAGACCTTCCTGTAGCACGTAATATCGGACATAGTGAGCGTAAGATAGTCCATACCCCCCATGGTCCACAATCGCTAGGATAAATCTAAGAGCTCTATAAAGAGAGGGGGATTCACTTATGCGTTCAGTAATTATTGCAGATGATGAGAAGTGGATTGTAGAAGGAATTAAAGCAGGAGTGAATTGGAAGAAATACGGCTTTGAAGTGATCGACGATGCCGAAAACGGGCAAGAAGCCCTTCAATTAATTCAATCGCTTCGCCCCACCCTTGTTCTAACAGATATCAAGATGCCTGTTATGAATGGACTAGAGCTCATTCAACGTGGCAAGGCCATCGCGCCTGATACGATCTTTATCGTACTCAGCGGACATGCCGAGTTCGCTTATGCACAAAAAGCAATGAATTATGGTACTTTCGGATATTGTCTCAAACCCTTTGAAATCGAAGAAATTGAAGGTATGCTCAACCGAATAGCCCAGCAACACGATTCCAAGACAGTTAAAGAACAACCTATCCACGACTTCGAACTTTATGAAGCGGTTTGTTCCGGAGATCTTGAACGAATTAACTTATGGTTGGATGAGAAGAAAATACCCTTGTCGAAAGATACCCCTCATATCCCCATTGTTATCCAAGGGTTAAGTTCACCTGTAGATGTCAGGCAGTTCTCTTCCCTGTGTTTCCCAATGAGCCGCCGTCGGTATGGTTACTTATTGGAAGAGTGCCAATACGAAGTCTTCCTCCAGGGTCTTGAACAAACAGAAGTTGTACAAGAATGCGGAGTCGGGATCGGTCCTCCTATTTCGGATATACACCAATTGGATGCGTCTTTAGAGTCCGCCTCTCATGCTGCTTTCAGTATGTTCGCAACGGGGATGCCCGGATGTTACCGGGTGAATCCACAGCAGGAAATAACGATCGACGAGAAACTCAAAGAGATTTCCCGGATTCTTCATAATAAAGACCGGCTCGGTTTCATAGCAGCCATGGAATCGATAAAGAAATTATTCAAAGAGGGAACGTTCACCATTAAAGAAGCCTATTTGCTCTATACATCGATCCTCTACTTATTTCCTCGGGAAGGGACTCGGGTTAGCGGCCGTTTTTTTGAAGGATATGAACAGCTCTATTATCGGTACGGCACGGCTGAAGCTATGATTGATGATCTGATTCTTATGACACTTGATATTTTTATGAACAGAAACGAAACTGATATTTCACGAATCTCAAACCACAAAGTCAAAGAAATCATGTTATACATCCGCAACCATTTCAATCAAGAAATTTCGATCCAGCATTTAGCCAATCAGTTTTTTTTAAGTCCAAATTATTTATGCCAATTATTCAAAAAAGAGGTCGGCGAGACCATCATCGAACATATCAGTCGTTTACGAATTGAATACGCTTGTAAAACGCTGATCAAAACCAACCTTTCCATTTACCAAATCGGTGAGAAATGCGGTTTTCAGGATTATTTCTATTTCACACGAATTTTTAAACGGCATCTCAAAATGACACCTACACAATATAGGGAACAAAACAATGAAGACATTTAAGAGACTATCCATCCGAACTCAGGTTT
It contains:
- a CDS encoding extracellular solute-binding protein is translated as MHRKKIMTLALCITLFASVLTACGGGNNGKGQAGSNGETSPNSSNSTDNPYKDPMTISLGFWDADAEIANLEKDPIAKQVLEKFNITLKPVNLSWDDYTQKIQMWAASGQLPDIFAIDAVGTQYQRKWVNQGVVKALPDLSKYPNLAKYFESPDIKGLGVDGKYYTVPRRMFPSVDWSALDRMVFYRWDLAQKAGITKEPETWQEFEAMLDAIVKSDPEGKHVTGLTTTTTKMLGGFFWLYGNPVATSDGSGSDFKWIKEDGKFIPAVFSKNALPALQNMKNMYEKGLIDPDIALVKPAESYDNFVAGKAAALLSGGGFINLNSDMYEKRWKTAYPDKDMTESVKALKPLIGPDGERSHSIFKTYWSESYFSNKIDDKKMDRIMALYDYVLSPEGKDLLTYGIEGVDYKLENGQKVVIEKGSLNEKYPASRFLKNLVAYETSDSYNMDNPTIANEGIRKEAVDYIDWIQNNTKVPEYDIRLTYMSTPTKDKFTVLDHDDLLKIMLSKEPVESYWNSIVNDYKAKGLDKMIEEVNEKAKEQGIE
- a CDS encoding carbohydrate ABC transporter permease, yielding MTDTTFKKRKKWSVFDIAAFVVLGLLAIVTFFPFYNVLIISVAKFEAISKSDFYIFPLSFDLSAYKLLLQDMKFWTSIFNSVIVTVVGVLFSMTISVAGAYALSKRGMPGRNIMLSLILFTMFFNGGLIPFYLVVKDLGFVNNILVMIIPAGLNTFYLIIMKNYFNTIPESLEESAKLDGANDLYILFKIIIPISAPFMATFALFYAVERWNEWWYALIFISDAAKAPLQIYLRETLITSNSLLSQMAQTMAEQEQTGKVYTPALQMAAIVVSSIPIIVVYPFLQKHFNKGIMVGSIKG
- a CDS encoding ABC transporter permease, yielding MADSVTTRTPKRSLKTLAPKQSLGKTILQYKYFYLMVLPVLIWYALFSYAPMYGVTLAFKTFNYSEGILGSPWVGLENFQTLLTDPDFRKAFWNTVIISLMKLVTHFPMPIILAIVLYEFSRTKMKRFFQTILTFPHFISWVVLSGIIINILSKDGIYNQIIMLFGGDPNSPLVDESAFRPVLYITHVWREIGWDSIIYLAALAGINPELFEAAEVDGANRFRRLLNIAWPGLKSTVAVLLILQVGQLLTQGSSFEQIFNLYSSPVYSVADTIDTYIYRTSFTIGGDFGYMTAVGVVKSIISLILLWAANTFAKKMGEEGLY
- a CDS encoding response regulator encodes the protein MRSVIIADDEKWIVEGIKAGVNWKKYGFEVIDDAENGQEALQLIQSLRPTLVLTDIKMPVMNGLELIQRGKAIAPDTIFIVLSGHAEFAYAQKAMNYGTFGYCLKPFEIEEIEGMLNRIAQQHDSKTVKEQPIHDFELYEAVCSGDLERINLWLDEKKIPLSKDTPHIPIVIQGLSSPVDVRQFSSLCFPMSRRRYGYLLEECQYEVFLQGLEQTEVVQECGVGIGPPISDIHQLDASLESASHAAFSMFATGMPGCYRVNPQQEITIDEKLKEISRILHNKDRLGFIAAMESIKKLFKEGTFTIKEAYLLYTSILYLFPREGTRVSGRFFEGYEQLYYRYGTAEAMIDDLILMTLDIFMNRNETDISRISNHKVKEIMLYIRNHFNQEISIQHLANQFFLSPNYLCQLFKKEVGETIIEHISRLRIEYACKTLIKTNLSIYQIGEKCGFQDYFYFTRIFKRHLKMTPTQYREQNNEDI